The following coding sequences lie in one Stigmatella aurantiaca genomic window:
- a CDS encoding helix-turn-helix domain-containing protein, translating to MKPFEQQTYYELLEVPVTAPGAEIRAAFERALETYSPDSVAVYMLVDPGQLDSLRARLTEAVEILTEPELREEYDQMIGVKQAKPNTLAAPAQALAPAPPPAVAAPAPSTPPRAEAVASPAEPTVRPVADTAPVEPPPVERAAPAVAAVETPPEEKAPAAAALAASAGALPEPGPAAPAQEPAPEAPAAASPTVSPQQIHTAFRSYALSYVPLLVPAQSLTGSAGLFASTGPVSAGAPGPAPEAPAPEPALVAPVAQTAASPVASPPGEVQEKAAPEAPPPQVAAEPLAPVVAAPVTPPLEPAAPVAPAVAAPAPVPEPAVAAPTPVPAMSQYEEVSGVGAPLPSREGPRAPAAGPARPSRHERGATPPPLPPGGRRFHRPTPVPAAARSAAAEPEKAPPAAASSGGRNLDEAQQLAQESAIATAEAALAVVAAKAREPRPKPPEIPPNTEFNGEVLRQVREGRGLSLHQLAERTRISAKHLENVEADRYAALPATVYLRGFLMSLARELGLDPLKVSRSYLTLASGSQKK from the coding sequence ATGAAGCCCTTCGAGCAGCAGACCTATTACGAACTCCTCGAAGTGCCCGTCACCGCGCCCGGTGCGGAGATCCGCGCCGCGTTCGAGCGGGCGCTCGAAACGTACTCGCCGGATTCCGTGGCGGTGTACATGCTGGTGGATCCGGGACAGCTGGATTCGTTGAGGGCCCGTCTCACCGAGGCGGTGGAGATCCTCACCGAGCCGGAGCTGCGGGAAGAGTACGACCAGATGATCGGCGTGAAGCAGGCCAAGCCGAACACGCTGGCGGCTCCGGCCCAGGCCCTGGCGCCCGCGCCGCCCCCGGCCGTGGCGGCCCCCGCGCCGTCCACGCCCCCCCGCGCGGAGGCCGTGGCCAGCCCCGCGGAGCCCACGGTGCGGCCCGTTGCGGACACGGCCCCGGTGGAGCCGCCTCCCGTGGAGCGTGCCGCGCCAGCGGTGGCCGCCGTGGAGACACCTCCCGAGGAGAAGGCGCCAGCGGCGGCGGCCCTGGCTGCCTCGGCGGGGGCCTTGCCCGAGCCTGGGCCAGCGGCGCCGGCACAGGAACCTGCTCCGGAGGCCCCGGCCGCAGCCTCGCCCACGGTTTCGCCGCAGCAAATCCACACGGCGTTCCGCAGCTACGCCCTCTCGTATGTGCCCCTCCTGGTCCCAGCGCAGTCCCTGACGGGCTCGGCGGGCCTGTTTGCGTCCACAGGCCCGGTGTCCGCCGGGGCGCCCGGCCCAGCCCCAGAGGCTCCCGCCCCGGAGCCCGCTCTGGTGGCCCCTGTCGCCCAGACGGCGGCTTCCCCCGTGGCGAGTCCTCCCGGGGAGGTCCAGGAGAAGGCCGCGCCTGAGGCTCCGCCCCCGCAGGTGGCGGCCGAGCCCCTCGCGCCCGTGGTTGCTGCTCCCGTCACGCCCCCCCTGGAGCCAGCGGCTCCGGTAGCTCCGGCCGTGGCGGCTCCTGCGCCTGTTCCGGAGCCCGCGGTGGCCGCACCCACCCCGGTGCCCGCCATGTCGCAGTACGAGGAGGTGTCCGGTGTCGGGGCGCCCCTGCCATCCCGGGAGGGGCCCCGCGCGCCCGCGGCCGGTCCGGCCCGGCCCTCCCGCCACGAGCGGGGGGCCACCCCTCCACCGCTGCCGCCAGGTGGCCGCCGCTTCCACCGGCCCACGCCCGTGCCCGCGGCTGCGCGGAGCGCGGCGGCGGAGCCCGAGAAGGCACCCCCGGCCGCCGCTTCCTCCGGAGGACGGAACCTGGACGAGGCCCAGCAACTGGCCCAGGAGTCCGCCATCGCCACGGCGGAGGCGGCGCTCGCGGTGGTGGCGGCCAAGGCCCGCGAGCCCCGGCCCAAGCCCCCGGAGATTCCCCCCAACACCGAGTTCAACGGCGAGGTGCTGCGCCAGGTCCGCGAGGGCAGGGGGCTGTCACTGCACCAGCTGGCCGAGCGCACCCGCATCTCCGCCAAGCACCTGGAGAACGTGGAGGCGGACCGCTATGCCGCGCTTCCGGCGACGGTGTACCTGCGCGGCTTCCTGATGAGCCTGGCACGCGAGCTGGGGCTGGACCCGCTCAAGGTGTCGCGCAGTTACCTCACCCTGGCCTCCGGGTCGCAGAAGAAGTGA
- a CDS encoding P-loop NTPase, giving the protein MGAQVLPASAGPPGLSKRARPRRIIAVGGGKGGIGKTLVSANLGIALAQAGMRVLLVDADLGGANLHTCLGVGQPSATLSDFVRSNKTRIEDIILPTGVPQLSLIAGAQDVLDAANIKYAQKQKLLRSLTALPVDYLLLDLGAGTSFNTLDFFLVADHGVLVVLPEPTAVENAYRFVKAAFFRRLQQVEAQYGIEDLVESALTTREGNLRTPHDFIAQVRKDDPAAGARLEKDLMSFRIRLVVNQARTDADMTVGNSVVSAWKKFFGLEMDDLGAIRYDDEAWRAIRKRRPVLLERPESPAAQGLQRIAGRILALDGIAIPTPSTP; this is encoded by the coding sequence GTGGGGGCCCAGGTCCTGCCGGCGAGCGCCGGCCCGCCGGGGCTCTCCAAGCGTGCCCGGCCCCGGCGCATCATCGCCGTGGGCGGTGGAAAGGGCGGCATCGGCAAGACGCTCGTCTCGGCCAACCTCGGCATCGCGCTGGCGCAGGCCGGCATGCGCGTGCTCCTGGTGGACGCGGACCTGGGCGGGGCCAACCTGCACACCTGCCTTGGCGTGGGCCAGCCGAGCGCCACGCTGTCGGACTTCGTGCGCAGCAACAAGACGCGCATCGAGGACATCATCCTGCCCACGGGCGTGCCCCAGCTCTCGCTCATCGCGGGAGCGCAGGACGTGCTGGACGCGGCCAACATCAAGTACGCCCAGAAGCAGAAGCTGCTGCGCTCGCTGACGGCGCTGCCGGTGGACTACCTGCTCCTGGATCTCGGCGCGGGCACCAGCTTCAACACGCTCGACTTCTTCCTCGTGGCCGACCACGGCGTGCTGGTGGTGCTGCCCGAGCCCACCGCGGTGGAGAACGCGTACCGCTTCGTCAAGGCGGCCTTCTTCCGACGGCTCCAGCAGGTGGAGGCCCAGTACGGCATCGAGGACCTGGTGGAGAGCGCCCTCACGACGCGCGAGGGCAACCTGCGCACGCCGCACGACTTCATCGCCCAGGTCCGCAAGGATGATCCGGCGGCGGGGGCGCGGCTGGAGAAGGACCTGATGTCGTTCCGCATCCGCCTGGTGGTGAACCAGGCGCGCACGGACGCGGACATGACGGTGGGCAATTCCGTGGTGTCCGCCTGGAAGAAGTTCTTTGGCCTGGAGATGGATGACCTGGGGGCCATCCGCTACGACGACGAGGCCTGGCGGGCGATCCGCAAGCGCAGGCCCGTGCTGCTGGAGCGGCCCGAGTCTCCCGCCGCCCAGGGACTGCAGCGCATCGCCGGACGTATCCTGGCCCTCGACGGTATCGCCATTCCCACCCCTTCGACGCCATGA
- a CDS encoding HNH endonuclease: MIESAVLVLNRNYQPVHVTSVKRAFSLLYQGVAKAIDDQYKLYEFEDWAALSTTGECIVTVNRAIRVPRVLVLSAYEYLPKGRVRFSRLNIYARDHDTCQYCGRTLPRSELNLDHVNPRCEGGKTTWENVVCSCVPCNLRKGGRTPERAGMKLLRRPFRPRWTPLFRGAIRRITYREWLPFLRVEDASYWNVELLDE; this comes from the coding sequence ATGATCGAAAGTGCCGTCCTGGTTCTTAACCGGAATTATCAGCCGGTCCATGTCACCTCGGTGAAGCGTGCCTTTTCCCTGCTCTACCAGGGCGTGGCCAAGGCGATCGACGATCAATACAAGCTGTACGAGTTCGAGGACTGGGCGGCGCTGAGCACCACGGGCGAATGCATCGTCACGGTGAACCGGGCGATCCGGGTGCCCCGGGTGCTGGTGCTCTCCGCCTACGAGTACCTCCCCAAGGGGCGGGTGCGCTTCTCCCGGCTCAACATCTACGCGAGGGATCACGACACCTGCCAGTACTGCGGGCGCACCTTGCCGCGCTCGGAGCTGAACCTGGACCACGTGAACCCCCGCTGTGAGGGCGGCAAGACGACGTGGGAGAACGTCGTCTGCTCCTGCGTGCCCTGCAACCTGAGGAAGGGGGGAAGGACGCCCGAGCGTGCGGGGATGAAGCTGCTGCGCCGGCCTTTCCGTCCCCGGTGGACGCCGCTGTTCCGGGGCGCCATCCGGCGCATCACCTACCGGGAGTGGCTGCCGTTCCTGCGGGTGGAGGATGCCTCGTACTGGAACGTGGAGCTGCTGGACGAGTAG
- the selA gene encoding L-seryl-tRNA(Sec) selenium transferase, protein MGAPSKRGESGKNALLRSLPSIEQLLRRPSLEPRLAALPRARAVAALRLAVERVRGRLLRGEARPFEDADVDGALRSLLTPRLRPVLNATGVVLHTNLGRAPLAAEAVARVAAVARGYSNLEYDLEEGERGSRYAPVVELLTALTGAEDVLVVNNGAGAALLVLAALAAGKECVVSRGELVEIGGGFRVPDVMRQSGARLVEVGTTNRTRRSDYEAALTPDTGLLVKVHRSNFEMVGFTEEVAVGELATLGQARGVPVFQDLGSGLLVPLSGEGLTAEPSVRHSVAAGVDVVAFSGDKLLGGPQAGIIVGRKALLSRIKAHPLTRALRVDKMTVAALEATLELYRDGRPEAVPTWRLLAQPSEVLQARAERLRELLAARGVRARVGAVSGQVGGGAMPLARLPSFACILTVQEPEGFLEALRGAEVPVIGRIADGEVLLDVRCLAEDDLGPVAEAVVGTAGQERGP, encoded by the coding sequence ATGGGCGCACCTTCTAAGAGAGGGGAGAGCGGGAAGAACGCGCTCCTGCGCTCGCTTCCGTCCATCGAGCAGCTCCTGCGCCGCCCTTCGCTGGAGCCTCGCCTGGCGGCGCTCCCCCGGGCCCGCGCCGTGGCCGCGCTGCGGCTGGCGGTGGAGCGGGTGCGCGGACGCCTGCTGCGCGGAGAGGCCCGTCCTTTCGAGGATGCGGACGTGGACGGCGCCCTGCGCAGCCTGCTCACCCCGCGCTTGCGTCCAGTACTCAACGCCACGGGCGTGGTGCTGCACACCAACCTGGGCCGTGCGCCGCTGGCCGCCGAGGCGGTGGCGCGCGTGGCGGCGGTGGCCCGGGGCTACTCCAACCTCGAGTACGACTTGGAAGAGGGCGAGCGCGGCAGCCGCTATGCGCCCGTGGTGGAGCTGCTCACGGCGCTGACCGGCGCGGAGGACGTGCTCGTCGTGAACAACGGCGCGGGCGCGGCGCTGCTGGTGCTGGCGGCGCTGGCGGCGGGCAAGGAGTGCGTTGTCTCTCGCGGGGAGCTGGTGGAGATTGGCGGCGGCTTCCGGGTGCCGGACGTCATGCGCCAGTCCGGGGCGCGGCTGGTGGAGGTGGGCACCACCAACCGCACGCGCCGCTCGGACTACGAGGCGGCCCTCACGCCGGACACGGGCCTGCTGGTGAAGGTGCACCGCTCCAACTTCGAGATGGTGGGCTTCACCGAGGAGGTGGCGGTGGGGGAGCTGGCCACGCTCGGCCAGGCGCGCGGGGTGCCGGTGTTCCAGGATCTCGGCTCGGGGCTGCTGGTCCCGCTGAGCGGAGAGGGGCTCACCGCCGAGCCCTCCGTGCGCCACTCCGTGGCGGCGGGGGTGGATGTGGTGGCGTTCTCGGGCGACAAGCTCCTGGGAGGCCCTCAGGCGGGCATCATCGTGGGACGCAAGGCCCTGCTCTCCCGCATCAAGGCACACCCGCTCACCCGGGCGCTGAGGGTGGACAAGATGACGGTGGCGGCGCTGGAGGCCACCCTGGAGCTGTACCGGGATGGCCGGCCGGAGGCCGTGCCCACCTGGCGGCTGCTCGCCCAGCCGTCCGAGGTGTTGCAGGCGCGGGCCGAGCGGCTCCGGGAACTGCTGGCGGCGCGGGGCGTGCGGGCGCGGGTGGGCGCGGTGTCAGGGCAAGTGGGAGGCGGGGCGATGCCGTTGGCGCGGCTGCCGTCCTTCGCCTGCATCCTCACGGTCCAGGAACCGGAGGGATTCCTGGAGGCCCTGCGTGGCGCCGAGGTGCCGGTTATTGGAAGGATTGCGGATGGCGAGGTGCTCCTCGACGTCCGTTGTCTGGCGGAGGACGACCTGGGCCCAGTGGCCGAGGCCGTCGTTGGCACCGCGGGACAGGAAAGAGGCCCATGA
- a CDS encoding transglycosylase SLT domain-containing protein: MNSVLLFLALASFVSLAAAQPVASEPTSAPQPRTEGAPSEALLGPPPDAEKTPLPEGYVEVFNPAFPLPWVEPAKVRVDKGRAYGLNDLSPYFAEGRLKEAKEAFDRGLYVRARALLHLEGNALPVRYLRALSAVRAGDNARAAEEMTALAEDYPALRDRCLTHAGMALEQLGRFEESAALLGRVPEDSKLYVDARLGMARVLRKKKDHDGAMAALAPLTARPAVSFGRSVGAEALLATADIAVEKKDREREREALWKLWARYPLSPMTKQAERRLKGLKPPLEAQVARAEQLIELHRNKQGLTALEPLLPTLKLPEPLACRAHFAFGKGMRKERQHTRAIATLVPVVEKCQDADLLPRALYVLGSSRSIVELKRGTETYERLAREFPGHSFADDALFYAADLYVKTGQLDPALARLEELERNYPKGDFLGEALFKAFWIARTRKAPDGGLELLSRIEQRFADADESYDVERAQYWRARTLQERGDMPGAVALFEKLAVEHPATYYGLMARTQLGEVDKERLERIAPQLVFAPEAASPWPLHAGTMQKDSHFLAGVEMMRLGFPEAVSSELLAVNRTGLPPESVRLIVHLLSLAGDERSAHAVARVALRRDLGGRITPQTRSVWEIAYPNAFRELIEKHTRTAGVEPDLLQALMREESALDPKALSWAGALGLTQLMPYTAKGVAQQLKIKNFRVEALLEPDLNIRLGAHYLGELIKKFDGHTPFAVGSYNAGSGAVNRWRSERPGMPLDAWVEEVPIAETRGYIKRVLRSYNTYQLLYGRPAKVPVVKTAGL, from the coding sequence ATGAACTCCGTCCTCCTGTTCCTCGCTCTTGCCTCCTTCGTGTCGCTCGCGGCCGCGCAGCCCGTGGCCTCCGAGCCCACCTCCGCCCCGCAGCCGCGCACCGAGGGTGCTCCCTCGGAGGCCTTGCTGGGGCCGCCTCCGGACGCCGAGAAGACGCCGCTGCCCGAGGGGTATGTGGAGGTATTCAACCCCGCCTTCCCCCTGCCGTGGGTCGAGCCCGCCAAGGTCCGGGTCGACAAGGGCCGGGCGTACGGGCTGAACGATCTGTCGCCGTACTTCGCCGAGGGGCGGCTCAAGGAGGCCAAGGAGGCGTTCGACCGCGGCCTCTACGTCCGGGCCCGGGCGCTGCTGCACCTGGAGGGCAACGCGCTGCCCGTGCGGTACCTGCGGGCGCTGAGCGCCGTGCGGGCCGGGGACAATGCGCGCGCGGCCGAGGAGATGACGGCCCTGGCGGAGGACTACCCCGCGCTGCGCGACCGGTGCCTCACGCATGCGGGCATGGCGCTCGAGCAGCTGGGGCGCTTCGAGGAGTCGGCGGCGCTGCTGGGCCGGGTGCCGGAGGACTCGAAGCTGTACGTGGACGCCCGGCTGGGCATGGCGCGCGTGCTGCGCAAGAAGAAGGACCATGACGGGGCCATGGCGGCGCTCGCGCCGCTGACGGCCCGGCCCGCCGTGTCCTTTGGCCGCAGCGTGGGCGCCGAGGCGCTCCTGGCCACCGCCGACATCGCCGTGGAGAAGAAGGACCGCGAGCGCGAGCGCGAGGCGCTCTGGAAGCTGTGGGCCCGCTACCCCCTGTCGCCGATGACGAAGCAGGCCGAGCGCCGGCTCAAGGGGCTCAAGCCGCCCCTGGAGGCCCAGGTGGCGCGCGCCGAGCAGCTCATCGAGTTGCACCGCAACAAGCAGGGGCTCACCGCGCTCGAGCCGCTCCTGCCCACGCTGAAGCTGCCGGAGCCGCTGGCGTGCCGGGCGCACTTCGCCTTCGGCAAGGGCATGCGCAAGGAGCGCCAGCACACGCGCGCCATCGCCACGCTCGTGCCGGTGGTGGAGAAGTGCCAGGACGCGGACCTGTTGCCCCGGGCGCTGTACGTGCTCGGCTCCTCGCGCTCCATCGTGGAGCTCAAGCGCGGCACGGAGACGTACGAGCGCCTGGCCCGCGAGTTCCCCGGCCACTCCTTCGCGGACGACGCGCTCTTCTACGCGGCCGATCTGTACGTGAAGACGGGCCAGTTGGATCCGGCGCTCGCGCGGCTGGAGGAGCTGGAGCGCAACTACCCGAAGGGTGACTTCCTGGGCGAGGCGCTCTTCAAGGCGTTCTGGATCGCCCGCACCCGGAAGGCTCCGGACGGAGGACTGGAGCTGCTGTCGCGCATCGAGCAGCGCTTCGCGGACGCGGACGAGTCCTATGACGTGGAGCGGGCCCAGTACTGGCGGGCGCGCACGTTGCAGGAGCGCGGGGACATGCCCGGCGCGGTGGCGCTCTTCGAGAAGCTGGCCGTGGAGCACCCGGCCACCTACTACGGGCTGATGGCGCGCACGCAGCTCGGCGAGGTGGACAAGGAGCGCCTGGAGCGTATCGCCCCGCAGCTCGTCTTCGCCCCGGAGGCCGCCAGCCCCTGGCCCCTGCACGCGGGCACCATGCAGAAGGATTCTCACTTCCTGGCCGGCGTGGAGATGATGCGCCTGGGCTTCCCGGAGGCGGTGTCCTCCGAGCTGCTCGCGGTCAACCGCACCGGGCTGCCGCCCGAGTCCGTGCGCCTCATCGTCCACCTGCTGTCCCTGGCCGGGGACGAGCGCTCCGCCCACGCCGTGGCCCGCGTGGCCCTGCGCCGGGACCTGGGCGGGCGGATTACCCCACAGACGCGGTCCGTGTGGGAGATCGCCTACCCCAATGCGTTCCGGGAGCTGATCGAAAAGCACACCCGGACGGCGGGGGTGGAGCCGGACCTGCTGCAGGCGCTGATGCGCGAGGAGAGCGCGTTGGATCCCAAGGCGCTCTCGTGGGCTGGGGCGCTGGGGCTCACGCAGCTCATGCCGTACACGGCCAAGGGCGTGGCCCAGCAGCTGAAGATCAAGAACTTCCGGGTGGAGGCCCTGCTGGAGCCGGACCTCAACATCCGCCTGGGCGCGCACTACCTGGGCGAGCTGATCAAGAAGTTCGACGGGCACACGCCCTTCGCGGTGGGCAGCTACAACGCGGGCTCGGGGGCGGTGAACCGCTGGCGCTCCGAGCGCCCGGGGATGCCGCTGGACGCGTGGGTGGAGGAAGTGCCCATCGCGGAGACGCGCGGCTACATCAAGCGCGTGCTGCGTTCGTACAACACTTACCAATTGCTTTACGGGCGCCCCGCGAAGGTTCCTGTGGTGAAGACCGCGGGGCTTTGA